DNA from Eucalyptus grandis isolate ANBG69807.140 chromosome 5, ASM1654582v1, whole genome shotgun sequence:
AGGGGTAAGGTTGGGTTTAGGGGTACCTGACCATGAGAATTCCCTTACGGCTCGTGttccaaaagacgtcatcacctTGCCTTTCGAATCAAGCCTCTTGTGAGTTCCCTCCATAATATCGCGAGCTCTCCCTAACTTGTACCCTGCAACGGGGAAGTGCCGCGATCCATAACCATACGGGAGACACACCTCGAGAGAGGAGGTCGAGTGTGGATATTGGATTTAATGGTACCTTTACCATGATAGCCCTCTCTCAGGTACTCTATTCCctaaggatggcatcacttcatctaTTAGGAGCTTTCTGCAATGGgtatgctaaaccatggtgAGTTTCATCAAAACTCATACCCCTCGCAACGGGTTCATTTATATGGTCTAGTTATTTTAAAACAACCTAGAAATAAAatgggagtcgccactagcctcattttgggggacagctagaaaacccaattgaGGGTTGGGAGCATTTCCTTAATTCCTACacaaccaaatatctaggtttAGGGACTTAGGTTATGCCGATATCTTTATTAgcaccctttcggtacctaatagTATATCATGTTTAGCTAAGGTGTCCATGCATATCTTCTTACATTTTTGGGCTAATTAGTCGTAAACTAAGCAATCATGCATGGTTGGTCATTTTTGTGTTATTCCATGTTATTCCATTtctaaggaaaatgaaaagcaagcatcaaattgaattgaaagagTGAGACAGTACGTAAACAATCGGGGAAAGCATAAATCTACCATGCAACAactgaaaagaataaaagaaagaaagaacccaCAACTcatcgggttttatacaacaaaagGGACCTGAGACATATGTTGGGAAATGAATATTACATAATAATGGTTGGAATGGACATTGACCTCCACACTCTTCATGTCCTCCCCATCTTCAGAATGCTAATTTAGATCTATCTTAGGAAATCTTTAATTAGATACATACAATAGAAAGAGACAAACGTAgacatcaaaacaataaaaaaaacttgacaTCATGTTGAGATCAAATGCTCaaagaaagaatgcaaaaaCTCAGATTTTGGCCTTGAGGTCGGCCTTTGTCTTTCATGTATAGGTCCCTCTAAGACATCTACCCAATccatttttgtgacttatagcCATTATCGACTAATTATATTCTCCCTTGCCCAATAACGTTTATAAGTTCCTAATGAAGCGGTCTATATGATCCCACGATTTCCCCTCGATATCATGCATCGATCCTATCATtcatctaaaaatcacatgcattgcGAGAATTAAACATGCACGCAGGCCTTTCGGACTTTATTTCTAAAAAACTCAAATAGTAAAGTGATATTGATATTGAATTAATTTGGCCCTAATGGAGTTTATAATGTACTCCTTGACTTTATTGTGAAAAGACAACTATAGCCCTAAACTCATGTTTGAATGTTGACCATATCATCGAAATTGGGCTTGAAATCTTGAATTATCATAATCCCTAaatcaaatttctaaaaaattaaattgatgaattttgaaaCCTTCAATCGAGGGTCAAAGTCTTTGGTTTGACTAAAGAGTCAACCCAAAAGTCAACATTTGATTCATTGAAAAAATGGTACCTAAATACAAATAGAGTGGAATGCTCTTAATTTCTTACTCtaataaatgattattttttgtcGAGAAACGAACCTGCTGCCATTAAGAATCTCAAGTCTTGAGTGTTAATTCTATTGGACCCGCTGGCGAAAGTTCATCTGTCAacaccaaatatccaaaatgGAAGAGGAGTTGCCGATCTCATATTTGGCGGGTGAACTGTTTGATTGATTTCTCAAGGTGATTCGAGGaatgatatttttcatgaatcatATGATGTTGCAGATCCACTGGTGGTGTCAAGGAGGTGATGTTGAGGTGGTTGGATGATAGTGTAAAGCAATGGGTGATGCTatagattgagatgaaaataaatttggaggaATTGAATGCTAGCCTAAACCGAGGGAGATCGTGTTCATATGCATTTTTAGGACTTTTCCCCCATAGTTATAGCATATATTGTCTACGTAAAATGGATTTACACAAATGGCCTTATAGTTACACCACTGATTTAAGAAAGAGGTATTTTGATCCTAACATCAATTGTGGTAGGTTGATTATGTAAATTTTCTACAAATTCTtggtctctttttcttctttttttctcatttcttttcatgaTAATCAAGATTCAAGATGACTTGATTTATACAATGCCTTCCATATATGGTTTCTGGAGGGGGAGAGAAATGTGATTGCAGGGGACCTTGTTCTAAGATTCACACACGATTCTTTCAgcaagaaaattgaagagaatCTATATGATTGCTTCCACATATGGTTTGAGGGGGGAGGGACCAATGATCGTTGAGGAACTTGTCCTAGAGGTTCTCACATAACTCTTTTAGTAAGAGAGGATAATAAGGATCGCACATGGTAATACCAATTTTGGGATCGTTTATACAGAGGACACCTTGTCTAGTGGTACCCATGTAATTCTTTAAGCTAGAAAGGGTAAGCGTTGCCCAAAAGTACTATCTGGATGAATGAAGTAAAGAAGCCACGAGAGCAGTTTCGAGCCACGTTAAGGGGGACTTGAGTGCAAGGTGGTAGGAGAGAGTTTGATACATGGCTATCAAAGAGATTAAATATATAGTTCTTCTtcgaccaaataaaaaaataaaatatatagttCTTCGGTTGTGAAATTAACTATCAAATAGATGGTCTAGGGTATTTATAgggaatttgtttttttgtttttaagtcataaacctattgcctttgtattaatttagtcataaacttttcaatttggccaatgtaatcctaaacattttgacaattttttaatgtagTCCACCCAGTTAACTTTGGTCAGAACTCACCAACGTAGAGCTAGCCATCTTACATGGTATCACTAATgctaacatagataatttttgtaacttttaagtatttttttaatttaaaattatttaattattttcttttttcttttattttctttgttataGCTGGCCACTGAGCGAGGACCTACGAGCCCTCACTAGTCTTTGGCAAGGATCACCTCACCCAAACCCTTGTTGGCTACCGGCGAGGCGACCCTCtcccaaatttggtgagggccaGCCTCGACTATGGTCAGTGAGGGTAGCCCTCTCTTTTGGCTGTTGAGGGCGGGCTCACTCGAGTAAGGCTATCCCTTGCCTATGGCCGACGAGGGTGGCCCTTGCTAGATTAGTTGAGGGCAAGTCCTCTCTAGGCATTGCTAGTGACTGGCCATCGCTTGAGACTAACTactaggaaaaaggaaagaaaaaatacaaaaaaaaaaaaaaaaagaatgaaaataggaaaaaggacaaggaaaaaattcagaaattttttaaaaattgttcacacaACACCAATGCACCTCATAGGATAGTTGTTGTTAATTGAACTGCTATGTCAACGTTTTCCGATCAAAATGTCTAATTTGGCAAATtctcaaaaggtttataactaaattcgcataattgaaatgtttataattgaattggcaccGATACAATAGGTatacgattttttttatttataattttctcgCATTTTTAGTgatatatatgaaaattttcgTATTCAACAAAATGGTTTATTAAAATCCATAGATGTTGTATTGCCTCGTGTTAGGAGAAAACAAGTTAGAGGTAAGTGGCCCATATCATAAGGGCATAAGTTGAGGTCGAAGCACAACAATAAGAAAATGTTAGGAGTTGACTAGGTCAAGCTGTCCTTAATGTGTCCCGCTAAGTGTGCACTTAGTCAAAATTCTTTACATTATCTAAAAGAAAGTATGTCACCTCCGCCCCAAATTTAGGGTTGAGACTCTGCCTTCTGCCTGAAGTTTAAACCgtcactttatttatttaatttttttgttaccaCTTTGCTCTTCTTCAAAATTACCTTTGAAATTAGGACCCAGTTCTTTCTTTAAGATATTTTTATCTGCTTTCAAATGGGTTTATGCTTGGTCattacactaaaaataaatGTCGTATTAGTAACTATTGTTGCCGTGACAATAGCGTGGgcctaaataaaaattgaattgcaCAATTAGTAcgtaatataattttttaaaatctgaaTGCATTTGTAATCTAAATTATTACTCAAAAGGATCACGACAATCCAGTGAAggcaaattaggaaaaaaaaatattctcacATAAAACCTTTTACAAAGGCTACCTAACAAACCTGGAAACATCATCTTAAGGTTGTTCACATTCTTCGTGACCATCTCGAAACATCCTTCCACCGACAAGAAAAAGACGGAAGCTTTTCTCCATCTACTTTGAGAAAATTGCATAGGCTCGACTTAAAGTCATCGCcgttgaaaaagctggaagctTTTTTCCCTCCACTTTGGGAAAATTTCATAGGCTTGACTAAAAGTTGTTGCCGTTTTTTTATTgctaaagagaagaagaagcgtCTCTCATGGTGAAGAAAAAGCATTATTCAATGTGCAGCGGGACCAATTGTACATACATTTTTCTAACATTAGTGTTCTCTATCACCAATGCACtctctttaaaagaaaaatacaaacacTCAAAACGTTTGAACTTGACTTAGATTTATTGACAAGAAATTCCAGATTGAGAATTTCTAATGAGAATTTATGATCTTCCACGGATTAACTTCAATTTTTGTGGTACCCAGCTGAACAAATTCCTTTTCCACCTATGAAATGAGATCAAGGGAATCACAATTCATTCTTAGCCCATAAGATCATCTATTATGGCCGAGGGATTAGGAACATGGCTAAATATCCGATCCGCTCGCaccctaatttaaaaaaaaattgttaatgaaTCTGGTTTACCAATATAGAAGGTGGGACTCATGCCAGATCCATCCTCTGAACAACATGAGATTAGCATATTGAGATTAGACAGTTTTATTATTACCATCGaattcttgaaatgatttatcTTAGGCATTAAGAAGTAGTGATATGTTTATTATGAAGTGAACATAGTgcaaaaactaaattgaatttgaacatTGAAATTAGTAGACTCCATATGAATCTCTTCAACTTTTACTATTCAGATTTAGTTTAATGTATATATTGTTCATGTActaatttcttaccttttaggCCCAAATAACTGGCTCAATATTGAACTTTTGGTTGTGGCATATATCTCCAAATTATAAATCAATGGCACTCTTAATGAGAGTataaaattaaccaaattcCTAAGCCATATTGAAGCGATAGAATTATTGCAGTGGGGAAATGCATGCGCAAGCAGAGATCGTCAGGTGCCGCACGTAAAACGTCTTGTCCAACCCATTTTTCACAAGTATTCTCACTTTCTAAAGTGGTAAATGTCATTCAGAAGTACTCTCCACGTGCCCCCAATTACTCCTCTGTTCTTGTGACATAGAATGGCAATATAATGGGAGAAAAATATCATGGCTCAGCAAGTGacgatcatcattatttctaTGACATCAAGTAAAGAATAATGCAATCTTATAAATATATATCGAAAATATGCACTGTGCAAATCATACCAGTGTATATTATCAAATAACATGAATATTCCATGTACTCTAAAAATCAATGCATCATAACATAAACCATATTATAGCAAATGTCAACGTCAACAACTCATTTCAAGGAACCTCTTGGTCATGTTTCGCCTATGCTTCATTTTCTATATAAGAGAAAGAATTGTAAAGACTAAACAGATGAAAGCCATTTCCGATTGCTAATCTCGATCATCCAATGGCTTCTTCATCAAAACCCAAAAGTAATTATGAGgtcttcttgagtttcagaggcaCAGACTTACGTAACACCTTCCTTGGTCATCTCTACAAAGCTTTACATCATAATGGAATATACACTTTCATTGATAGCGAGGAACTAAGGAAGGGATACCAAATATTGCCAACGCTCATGAAGGCCATTGAAGAGTCGCTCATTGCAATCATTGTTTTCTCTAAGGACTATGCTTCCTCACGGTGGTGCCTGGAAGAGTTGATGAAGATTATGGAGTGTAAAGAGCAAAAGGACCTCACCGTTCTACCAGTATTTTATAAGGTGGACCCAAGAGAAGTGAGACGGGGCAGCAAGAGTTATGGGAAAGCTCTAGCTAAGCATGAGACCAAGTTTGGGAAGGATTCGGAAAAAGTGAAGCTATGGAAGAAAGCTCTTTTCGATGCCGGTAGCTTGTCCGGATGGCATTTTAATGATGGGTAAGTAGAGTGGAGTCCATCTCTTGTGCAAGAAGCTAATATTTACAAGTATAAAgaccatttaaaaaaagaaaaaaaatctacacaCACGATTGTTAGTACACTGTAGATTGCTTCCATTTATGATTCTTGAAAATTCTTAAGTTCTTGCTCAATTACCAAGGGATATCATTTCCACGGAATCAGTCGCCTTGAATCATTTCATTTCCTTGGCTAGGACGATTCTATATCCGTtcccaaaaaatgaatatttgttTTGTATTGATAGATGTTTTGAAGAGTTGATATACGTCAAATATctaatagttaaaaaattatcggtcatataaattttgaataaactCTTGATAATTTAACAACACTTTCGTGAAATTACTAGCTTTTTGATAGTTAGTAAATTAccacttttttttctcttttactgAAGTTTTTTTGTCTtaagtttatttttttactaacagcttaaatttaccaactcttatgatagttttggaaaaagtaccaaaatagtcctaaacctattacattagtatcaatttagttataaatcttttaattggattaatttaggCATAATCCTTTTtcacattgataccaattcagttcatctAACTAATTTAAAGTcgaaaattgctaacgtggagAGTGGAGGAGAAGCAGTTGTCTCGTTTTCGCGGTCTCTGGTGTAGTGGGATCCGTCACAAGGATCCATGGCTCATATGGGAGTGAAGAAGGGAAGTGAGGAGGGAGCGAACTAggtcaagagagagagagaaaaagaaggaagagtgGGATTTGGAATTCAATGATTTGGGCTTTCTCTAATTGTTGCTATCAATGTTAAAAAGTTgcttgagagagaaagagagcagtAAAGGGTGATTGAtcatggaggagagagaatgagTGAAGTGATGcaatttctctccctctctaagGCCATGGGAATGCCGGTATGAAgcacaaagcaaaaaaaaaaaaaaaaaaaaaacaaaaaactgaaaatcCGAACTGATCCGAACTGTATTTTTGAATCAGTTTGGATCACATTTGGTTCATTCAGCCATTTAccctaacggttcggttcggtttggttttccACAAAAAGGGAATCAAACTAGACCATTGACACCTCTATAGTAATCATAAAATTGACAACTTGCTTCTTCCAATCATCAAAAATTGATACTAGGAGGTCATCAGCTGAAACGCTCACTGACTCATTTGAATAAAATCAAATGTTAAAACTAGATCAACCAATGGACAAAATGTTAAGTAGTTTTGATGCACTTATCCCATTTctttgcaaggaaaaagaaagttcGCAACACCTGAGGCAGGATTATTAGTGTGTACAAGCCATGGTGGGCAATGACATCGTGCTTCAAGGAATTTAAGAgtttttgaatagaaatctcAACCACcgttaaaaagttataaattgcTCTTTTTGAGTAAGCGTACATATAAATCACATATatacatcaaaaagaaaaataagtacaCCGTCATGTATAAATCGGAAGAACATGAATTATTTGGATGACTAAATTTTGAAGCCTTAACTTGTTTCCATTGGTGTGGAGCTCTTGGAGTTCTAATTCAACTTGGTGGGAATACATGTTGTTTTGGTTGTGATCATAAGAAAATGTGATGCATTGCTTTATCATTGTTGGCTTGTAATTGCTCGTTATTTGCTTATTCGAATTGAATGATcctacaactttttttttctatctttatcAGAGATGAGTCAGAGCTTATAGAAAGAATTGTGAAGGAGATCTCCACTCTTCTAGACCGAACACCTTTGCATGTTGCTAAGCATCCCGTTGGAATTAATTCCCGAGTGGTTAAGCTGAAATCCATGTTAAACCTTGAGTCTAATGATGGTGCTCTTATAATGGGATTATGGGGAAAGGGAGGCATAGGAAAGACAAGTTTGGCTAAAGCTATTTATAATGATACTTTCAGACAATTTGAAGGTTCAGCTTTTTTGGCAAATGTTAGAGAAACTTCAAAAGGTTGCAAGGATTTAGTtgctttgcaagaaaaattactattggagatattattattgaaaaaagGATTAGGAGTGTCCAATGTCGATGCAGGTACTAATCTAGTACGGGATAGACTTTGTTGCAAAAGAGTTCTCCTtatccttgatgatgtggacGACTTGCGTCAATTAAATGCTTTAGCAGGAGAAGGCAAGTGGTTTGGTAATGGAAGTAGGATCGTCATTACTACAAGAGATAAACATTTGCTAACTTGTCACGGGATAGATCAAGATCATATGTATGAAGTTAAAGCATTGGAGGACAGTGAAGCTCATGAGCTGCTTAGTAAGCATGCTTTTCAGACTCATCAGAAACTAAAAATCAGGACAGATCTAGTAGATAGTGTTTTGAATTATGCCGAAGGCCTTCCTTTAGCAATTGAGGTACTAGGTTCCTTCTTATGTGGTAGAAGAGAACATGAATGGAAAAGTACACTAAAGAAGTTTTCTAGGACTCCTCACAAATCCATTAATAATGTGCTCAAAATAAGTTATGATGGACTAGAGGATAATGAGAAAGAGATTTTTCTTCacattgcttgcttctttaaGGGGCGGGATAGTGAGTACATAAAGAAAGTTATTGATAGTTGCAATTTCGAGATAACTATAGGATTAGAAATTCTCATTGAGAGGTCCTTGATAAGTATTGAGCACGGAATCATAgaaatgcatgacttgattcaattgATGGGTATGGATATTGTGAACCAAGAATGTCGCGATGATCCCCGCAGACGCAGCAGGCTTTGGCTGTATGATGATGTTCTCGATGTTCTGGCCCACGACATGGTAATATTTGCAAATATAGTTAAAATTTTGCTCCTTATCTTTGACTTATTAATAAATATGCATTACTTAAATAGTCTTGCATATACAGGGAGATTGTGTTGTAAAAGCCATAGTGTTGGAGCCACCGGAGCAAAAAGAGATATATATCGGGCCTAATGCTTTTACAAAAGCAAGCAGGTTGAGATTGCTCATCATGCACAATCTGCATAATTCTTTCCAAGGTCCTATATGTCTTCCTAATGAGCTAAGATGGTTCGAATGGGCTGGTTGTGCTTCCTGGTTTCCTCAATTTTCCTCTGGTCCAAAGAAATTAGTGGGAATTTATACGAGTAAATGCAAGATTACAAGAGTGCCAAAACAATTTAAGGTGAGCAATTATCTACATAGACCTTTTTATTATATACTTCATTAGTATATGTACATGTTTATTATATGTCCTAGTACACAAAAGAAAGTGGTGTTCCTGCATTATGGAAAgcacttctctcttttctttcaaaatgaccCTAACTACTTACTTAAGAAATATTCTTTCATGCAACAAATTTggcatttgaaaaattaagcataaacaaaataaatacacaAAACTAGGAAATATTATAAATGTTTGTGGGAAAGaaagatatttcaatatttgatttttttaatgaaggtCATTAAGTCCTAAGAGAATGATACGTGGAAAGGAAAAGATATTTagagatttaatttttttttttaggccgTTGCATcataagaaaattgaaattttagtatttaaatacgTTGTAAAATAATGTAGAAGCTATCTGACCTTGAAACTAAATCAACatgaaatcatcaatgaaatcAATGAGGAACAATAAAGATCATAAGAGATTTTACTTGGTTTGGTCTAGTATCAATACCCACTCCACCAGGATATCTAACAGTAAATAATCTAATAATCAATTGGAGAATTACAGAGTTACAATCGTTAATACATCAACCCACTCCTGTGCATGGCTAAACAAGAGTTTCCTGCTtgtgtcttttttatttttgtggttgCGGATGAAGGgagacaaaaaataaacaaaagtttcACCTTGACAACATTCAAAGGAGTTCAACCATTGGCCTCGATCAAACCTTGGATAAATATGAAGAAATCATTAGGATTAACAAAACAATTTAGAGAGGGCTAACTAGATTAATTGAAAACTTAAAACAAATTATCTTGCGGAAGATAACGTCATGTACTTTAATAGGAGCAAAAACAGGTTTGGAAGTATCAACCAAGCTGGTGTTGCTGTTAAGCAATTACAGGCAATAATGAACACATAGAAATAGCACACAACAATAAATAGTGATTTAACTTTATCCCATAGCCTATATTCACTTTTTCAAGTAACAACCTCAACATTGGCTGCAATTCACTAGtaattttaagagaaattacAATCAAAACGAATTGCTCTATTATCAAATGTATCAcattattagaatgaaaataaTGCCATCATTCTTGTATATGTCCTCTTGTCATTGAATACAAAGTAGCAAGCAGAGAGTATTATAGATGGATAGCAACATAGTCTGACCAGAACAAAGAGATGATATAATAGAACAAGCTTTCTCAATTTTACATCCAAACCTTTTTAGCTACTTTGATCCTATTTATTAGACATCTTCAATCCATCCCTTGGAGATGCTTTTGAAGACATAAGAGCCGTTGGGACTTGGTTGGAGTTGTCACAGAGGTGTggattgcccatacaatcatTTCCTCTAAATGATACCAAAGCTTCCCAAAATGGAGTCTGTAGGTGCTATTACATTATTGAACCTCTAACTATTTGACCAAAATAGTCAGTGGTGCTCTGACTCATTTCCTATTCTCCAGATGGGAGTTCTCAGACTATTGACGGCTATATTCTACTCATAAAACaaccataaaaaaatgcatttgtcGAGCAGCACCTTTCAAGACTTGACAACACAATACATTGTTTTATATCACCTTATCATAGCACAAGCACTTATCACCACTTTACTGATGTTGCCCATGATCAAACTGTGTGGAATGACTTGGAATCAATTATCCAATGATCCTCCTCAGTATGTCATCTTCCAAAGACTTTACATTGATGACACATCGATTATCGTATCTTAAAGTCCTCATGAACACATTGTCATATTTGACTTGTTTTCCTATCATGATCCTCATCCTTGCAATCAATCTTCATTGAACTCACAAAGACCAACACTAttgtcacaatttttttttaaatcatcacTGCATCATTAAGACAAATATTTGCACTTATCATAAGGATAGTAGACCAAGGATAGTTTTGGAATCTTCAAAATACCATAAGGATGTTTTCACAACATAAACCACTATCAATTGACTGAATCTTGGATTCatatatccaaaaaaattataatccaaGATTATCATCCGAAG
Protein-coding regions in this window:
- the LOC108959579 gene encoding TMV resistance protein N: MASSSKPKSNYEVFLSFRGTDLRNTFLGHLYKALHHNGIYTFIDSEELRKGYQILPTLMKAIEESLIAIIVFSKDYASSRWCLEELMKIMECKEQKDLTVLPVFYKVDPREVRRGSKSYGKALAKHETKFGKDSEKVKLWKKALFDAGSLSGWHFNDGDESELIERIVKEISTLLDRTPLHVAKHPVGINSRVVKLKSMLNLESNDGALIMGLWGKGGIGKTSLAKAIYNDTFRQFEGSAFLANVRETSKGCKDLVALQEKLLLEILLLKKGLGVSNVDAGTNLVRDRLCCKRVLLILDDVDDLRQLNALAGEGKWFGNGSRIVITTRDKHLLTCHGIDQDHMYEVKALEDSEAHELLSKHAFQTHQKLKIRTDLVDSVLNYAEGLPLAIEVLGSFLCGRREHEWKSTLKKFSRTPHKSINNVLKISYDGLEDNEKEIFLHIACFFKGRDSEYIKKVIDSCNFEITIGLEILIERSLISIEHGIIEMHDLIQLMGMDIVNQECRDDPRRRSRLWLYDDVLDVLAHDMGDCVVKAIVLEPPEQKEIYIGPNAFTKASRWEFSDY